A portion of the Thalassotalea sp. LPB0316 genome contains these proteins:
- a CDS encoding DUF4381 domain-containing protein: MDPLAQLHDIQTPEPIGSFPLAIGWYILIVLAIVAVVAITRVIWLARKRRKQQKQAMLALAQTNNNQEVIEIIKWAALAYFPRQQVAKLYGHALFEFLSKTLPANKQSQFKSLAKNNFETLYQRNNQDDNSLQAAATFWLKHALPAKGVSDV; encoded by the coding sequence GTGGACCCGTTAGCACAGTTACACGATATTCAAACACCAGAGCCCATTGGTAGCTTTCCGCTAGCAATCGGTTGGTATATTCTAATCGTACTAGCGATTGTTGCTGTAGTGGCGATTACCCGCGTTATTTGGCTGGCAAGAAAACGTCGTAAACAGCAAAAACAAGCCATGCTTGCGCTAGCACAAACTAACAATAATCAAGAGGTTATTGAAATAATAAAGTGGGCAGCCCTGGCCTATTTTCCTCGTCAACAAGTCGCGAAACTATACGGCCATGCCTTGTTTGAGTTTCTCAGTAAAACATTACCGGCGAACAAGCAAAGCCAGTTTAAAAGCTTAGCTAAAAACAACTTTGAAACCCTTTACCAACGCAATAACCAAGACGACAATTCGCTTCAAGCAGCTGCCACATTTTGGTTAAAACATGCGTTGCCAGCTAAAGGAGTGAGCGATGTTTAG
- a CDS encoding AAA family ATPase — MSLQAFNTLQQHLASQIIGQSSLVENLLIALLADGHLIVEGPPGLAKTRAVNELAKGLEADFHRVQFTPDLLPADLTGTDIYRPEDGSFKFQAGPLFRNLVLADEINRAPAKVQSALLEAMAEGQITVGRNTYKLPDLFLVMATQNPIEQEGTYPLPEAQLDRFLMHLDINYPDAASELEILKLNRGEALNKTAAPVKEITQADIFSAREQVLSIHMADAVEKYIVDLIIATRTPEKYDDKLKQWIAFGASPRATIALDRCARARAWLHGRDFVSPEDVQAVFHNVLRHRILLSYQAEAEGLTANQILDHLLSLVAVG, encoded by the coding sequence ATGTCATTACAAGCTTTTAATACCTTGCAACAGCATTTAGCAAGCCAAATCATTGGCCAATCATCTCTCGTTGAAAATTTACTTATTGCCTTACTTGCTGATGGCCACCTTATCGTTGAAGGTCCTCCGGGCTTAGCCAAAACCCGTGCGGTTAACGAACTAGCTAAAGGGTTAGAAGCTGACTTCCACCGCGTTCAGTTCACCCCTGACTTACTTCCTGCCGACTTAACAGGTACCGATATTTATCGTCCAGAAGATGGCAGTTTCAAATTTCAAGCAGGCCCACTATTTCGCAACCTCGTCTTAGCCGATGAAATTAACCGTGCGCCAGCTAAAGTACAATCTGCGTTATTAGAGGCAATGGCCGAAGGGCAAATTACTGTCGGTAGAAACACCTATAAATTACCCGACTTATTCCTTGTCATGGCAACCCAAAACCCCATTGAGCAAGAAGGAACTTACCCGTTACCAGAAGCCCAACTTGACCGTTTTCTCATGCACCTTGATATCAACTACCCAGATGCAGCCAGTGAATTAGAAATTTTAAAGCTTAACCGTGGTGAAGCATTAAACAAAACCGCCGCGCCGGTTAAAGAAATAACTCAAGCCGATATCTTTTCAGCGCGTGAGCAAGTGCTCAGTATTCACATGGCCGATGCAGTAGAAAAATACATTGTTGATTTAATTATCGCCACGCGAACCCCTGAGAAATACGACGACAAACTAAAACAATGGATCGCCTTTGGCGCTAGCCCGCGTGCAACCATTGCCCTCGATCGCTGTGCCCGTGCTAGAGCTTGGTTACACGGTCGTGACTTCGTCAGCCCAGAAGACGTTCAAGCTGTTTTTCACAATGTTTTGCGCCACCGCATTTTATTGAGCTACCAAGCTGAAGCTGAAGGCCTAACAGCCAACCAAATTCTCGATCACTTATTATCATTAGTCGCGGTTGGATAA
- a CDS encoding DUF58 domain-containing protein, whose protein sequence is MWFNKKASAGNIQSVEQQLKAANTNGIALSIDELIAYQAKSALINLAPRQQLHGKMSGNYLARSKGRGMEFDEVRHYQTGDDIRTIDWRVTARTGETHTKLFREEVERPVLIATDFSQSMHFGSQLLFKSVQAGHLAALLAWHAKSRGDRIGGIVFNEAQHIELKPRSRQQGVLHYLHALCEIQQPLSSPHLENHFQDNCRRLRQLAKPGALVYLITDGHQLNQDNINDLMMISRHCELVICLISDPLELELPQTNNKQAVTLSDGENQQQMVLGDQASAKQYHAMASNLYQQRLALLKRSGGRVLNISAAQLLEEQIKAEVNAWTR, encoded by the coding sequence ATGTGGTTTAACAAAAAAGCATCTGCCGGTAATATACAAAGTGTTGAGCAACAACTAAAAGCAGCCAACACCAATGGTATTGCGTTATCAATTGACGAGCTGATCGCTTATCAAGCCAAGTCTGCGCTGATAAATTTAGCGCCGCGTCAACAATTACATGGCAAAATGTCAGGTAACTACCTCGCGCGCAGTAAAGGGCGTGGCATGGAGTTTGATGAAGTTCGTCACTATCAAACCGGTGACGATATTCGGACCATTGATTGGCGCGTAACCGCTCGCACTGGTGAAACCCATACCAAATTATTTCGCGAAGAAGTTGAGCGACCAGTACTGATTGCCACCGACTTTAGCCAAAGTATGCATTTTGGTAGTCAATTATTGTTTAAATCAGTCCAGGCTGGCCATTTAGCCGCATTGCTTGCTTGGCATGCCAAATCACGTGGTGATCGCATCGGTGGTATTGTCTTTAATGAAGCACAGCATATCGAGCTAAAACCTCGCTCGCGTCAACAAGGTGTTTTACATTATTTACATGCGCTGTGTGAAATCCAGCAACCACTATCTTCACCTCACTTAGAAAACCATTTCCAAGACAACTGCCGCCGTTTACGGCAATTAGCTAAGCCTGGGGCACTCGTTTATTTGATCACCGATGGCCATCAGTTAAATCAAGATAACATTAACGATTTAATGATGATCTCTCGCCACTGCGAATTAGTGATCTGTTTGATTTCAGATCCGTTAGAGTTAGAGCTGCCGCAAACGAATAACAAGCAAGCGGTTACCCTATCTGATGGCGAGAACCAACAACAAATGGTGTTAGGCGATCAAGCGTCAGCCAAGCAATATCACGCAATGGCGAGTAATTTATACCAACAGCGATTAGCACTATTAAAAAGATCGGGCGGGCGCGTGCTTAATATTTCGGCGGCGCAATTACTCGAAGAACAAATAAAAGCAGAGGTTAACGCGTGGACCCGTTAG
- a CDS encoding vWA domain-containing protein yields MFSFEWPWLLTLSVLPLLVYWLPSKGTRTQSALRVPIKLDGLNTQTTAPSRSKVSLFTLIIIWLLLVVSAARPQWLGEPINIPNQSREMMIAVDLSGSMQIEDMSLHGANVNRLDMLKEVLGDFIKRRVGDRLGLILFADDAYMQTPMTFDRATVAQMLDEAVIGLVGKKTAIGDAMALAVKRFNQKDQSNRVLLLVTDGQNTAGKITPEQALELAVAQNVTIYTIGIGADEMLQRTIFGTRKVNPSAELDEKSLKNIAEQTGGQYFRARDSQSMNEIYQQLDNLEPVEQEQQQMRPRTALFFYSLAAALAIAMLALILKALPSFGYQTKEQSNG; encoded by the coding sequence ATGTTTAGCTTTGAATGGCCATGGTTACTCACGCTTAGTGTACTCCCGCTATTGGTTTATTGGTTGCCGAGTAAAGGCACTCGTACGCAAAGTGCATTAAGAGTACCGATCAAGCTCGATGGCTTGAATACCCAAACCACAGCGCCAAGTCGCTCAAAAGTATCACTTTTCACGCTAATAATTATTTGGCTGTTATTAGTTGTTTCAGCCGCAAGGCCACAATGGTTAGGAGAGCCGATTAATATTCCTAACCAATCACGGGAAATGATGATCGCCGTTGATTTATCGGGCTCAATGCAAATTGAAGACATGTCACTACACGGTGCTAACGTCAATCGTTTAGACATGCTAAAAGAAGTGTTAGGCGACTTTATTAAACGTCGCGTGGGCGATAGGTTAGGTTTGATCCTCTTTGCCGATGACGCTTACATGCAAACCCCGATGACATTTGACCGAGCAACGGTAGCCCAAATGCTTGACGAAGCAGTGATTGGCCTAGTCGGTAAGAAAACAGCAATCGGCGATGCTATGGCACTGGCAGTAAAGCGCTTCAATCAAAAGGATCAGTCAAACCGCGTCTTGTTATTAGTCACTGACGGGCAAAATACCGCAGGTAAAATAACACCCGAGCAAGCACTCGAATTAGCGGTTGCGCAAAATGTGACAATTTACACCATAGGGATTGGCGCTGATGAAATGCTCCAGCGCACCATTTTCGGTACCCGTAAAGTTAACCCATCGGCAGAGCTTGATGAAAAGTCACTGAAAAATATTGCTGAGCAAACCGGTGGCCAATATTTTCGCGCCCGCGATAGCCAAAGCATGAATGAAATTTATCAGCAATTAGACAACCTTGAACCGGTCGAGCAAGAGCAGCAGCAAATGCGTCCGCGTACTGCACTATTCTTCTACTCATTAGCAGCCGCCTTAGCGATTGCTATGCTTGCACTTATCCTAAAAGCACTGCCAAGTTTCGGCTACCAAACAAAGGAGCAGAGCAATGGCTGA